The following is a genomic window from Chloracidobacterium sp..
TTTGAGCGATTACGTGGAACTTGCTCTCCAAGAAGCTGAGTATGACAAATTGGAAGACAATACATTTTCCGGGCGAATCCCATCCTGTAAAGGGGTCGTGGCGTTTGCGGCTACTCTACGTGAATGTGAAAGCGAATTGCGTTCAACGCTGGAAGATTGGGTTCTCGTTGGTCTTAAGCTGGGTCATGAGTTACCGGTACTTTCAAACATCAACTTGAATCACACACCCGCTTATGAGCCAGTGGCACCCGTGTAAGCGAAGCGATTTTATTCGCAGACTTCGGCGACTCGGTTTTGACGGACCATATTCTGGTTCCAGACATCAGTTTCTTTTATTTGAGAATCATCGCTTGACGGTTCCTTCGAATTTAGAGTATTCAGTTCCGCAACTTCGAATGATGCTGCGTGAGGCCGGTGAAATCCTTGGTCGCGATATCACAGTGGAAGAGTGGAATAAACTTAAACTTAAATGACCTACGTAAGATCAACATTCAGACATCCTTCATTGCCGAAGAACGAGCTCGGCTTCACGGTGGACCATTATCAAGGCAGCCTCAGTACACTGTGTGCCGGCTGCGGCCATGATTCGATAAATGCCGCGATCGTAGAAGCCTGTTGGCAGCTTGATATCGAACCGCACAAGGTGGCAAAGCTTTCCGGCATCGGCTGTTCATCAAAATCGCCCGCATATTTCCTGTCGAATTCGCAC
Proteins encoded in this region:
- a CDS encoding type II toxin-antitoxin system HicB family antitoxin; its protein translation is MSGNYILSDYVELALQEAEYDKLEDNTFSGRIPSCKGVVAFAATLRECESELRSTLEDWVLVGLKLGHELPVLSNINLNHTPAYEPVAPV